The Mixophyes fleayi isolate aMixFle1 chromosome 1, aMixFle1.hap1, whole genome shotgun sequence genome includes a region encoding these proteins:
- the APEX1 gene encoding DNA repair nuclease/redox regulator APEX1 translates to MPKRGKKEDVTCEAEPVEDEEPGKKKGKKASKDAEPAILYEDSPDKLTTDDGKKYTLKISSWNVDGLRAWVKKDGLSWVREEDPHIICLQETKCAEKALPADIKDMPEYPHKYWACSDEKEGYSGVAMLCKEKPLSVTYGLGIEEHDKEGRVITAEFESFYLVSTYVPNSSRGLVRLDYRQRWDVDFRAYLKGLDSKKPLILCGDLNVAHKEIDLKNPKTNKKTPGFTPQEREGFGELLAEGFQDSFRELYPEKPSAYTFWTYMMNSRAKNVGWRLDYFVLSKALRPALCDSKIRSKAMGSDHCPITLYMAI, encoded by the exons ATGCCAAAACGAGGGAAGAAGGAAGACGTTACTTGTGAGGCAGAGCCTGTGGAGGATGAGG AACCTGGGAAAAAGAAGGGAAAGAAAGCCAGCAAGGATGCTGAGCCTGCAATTTTGTATGAGGATTCCCCTGACAAGTTGACCACAGATGATGGAAAGAAATACACTTTGAAGATCAGCTCCTGGAATGTTGATGGTCTTCGAGCATGGGTCAAAAAGGATGGTTTGTCT TGGGTACGAGAGGAGGACCCTCACATCATCTGCCTTCAGGAGACAAAGTGTGCTGAGAAGGCACTGCCTGCAGACATTAAGGACATGCCTGAGTACCCTCACAAGTATTGGGCTTGCTCTGATGAAAAAGAGGGTTACAGTGGAGTGGCAATGCTATGCAAGGAAAAGCCGCTAAGTGTTACATATGGCCTTG GAATTGAAGAGCATGATAAAGAGGGTCGTGTAATCACTGCAGAATTTGAGTCCTTTTACTTGGTTTCCACCTATGTTCCCAACTCCAGCCGTGGCCTAGTACGTCTTGATTACCGCCAGCGCTGGGATGTAGACTTTCGTGCTTATCTAAAGGGGCTGGACAGCAAAAAGCCTCTCATTCTGTGTGGTGACTTGAATGTTGCGCATAAAGAGATTGATTTGAAGAACCCCAAAACCAACAAGAAAACACCTGGTTTTACCCCACAAGAGAGAGAAGGATTTGGAGAGCTGCTGGCCGAAGGCTTTCAGGACAGCTTTCGTGAGCTGTACCCTGAGAAGCCATCTGCCTATACCTTCTGGACCTACATGATGAATTCCCGAGCCAAGAATGTTGGGTGGAGACTAGATTATTTTGTCCTGTCAAAAGCCTTGCGGCCGGCTTtgtgtgacagtaagatcaggagCAAAGCTATGGGGAGTGACCACTGCCCTATAACCCTTTATATGGCCATATAA